The window CGGCGTTCTCGAACGTGGTGCCGTCCACCGTCACGTCGCTCCGGTACGCCTCGATCGTGCGCCCGTACTCGTTCTCGATCTGGTAGGCCTCGACGATCAGCCGATACCGCTGCGCCGGCGACTGCTCGGGGTCGTCCATGATCCCCTGCAACCGCGACACCCGCGCCTCGCGCTCGCCCTGCTGGAACGGCATGTCCGCCGACACCAGCGTCTCCAGCCCCGACAGCATGTCGTCCATCAGCGGCTGCACCGAGCGCTGCAGACTGGAAATGGTCGCAATGTCCTGCTCCAGCGACCCCAGCTCGCGCTCCTGCGCCTCCAGCTGACGACGCTGCGAGGCGTTGTAGCGCTCCAGCTGCTCCAGCTGCTTCAGATTCGCCCGGTAGTCGTTCAGCAGCGCCTGCGTCTGCTCGTCCAGATCGTCAATCCGACGCTGCGACGCATCCGTCTCCGATACCGCGCGCTCGCTGGT is drawn from Algiphilus sp. and contains these coding sequences:
- a CDS encoding DUF3450 domain-containing protein, translating into MTMRCAFAARAATAFAGPAFLLVAVGAMPAHAQLDEAIDTSERAVSETDASQRRIDDLDEQTQALLNDYRANLKQLEQLERYNASQRRQLEAQERELGSLEQDIATISSLQRSVQPLMDDMLSGLETLVSADMPFQQGEREARVSRLQGIMDDPEQSPAQRYRLIVEAYQIENEYGRTIEAYRSDVTVDGTTFENAEFLRVGRLALIFKTDDDQTLKIYDADGHAWRDLDASFLDDVKTGLRMAKEQIPPDLLTVPVPAPQDAAQQGG